A part of Streptomyces sp. DSM 40750 genomic DNA contains:
- a CDS encoding RimK family alpha-L-glutamate ligase yields the protein MTIADQVLLSVTMLRPEEKLLLGALRAEGLTARPLLMEDLAEVVAGRTGGPPALAVIRNLSHRDAISVSRRLEYAGVTTLNRSSVIEACNDKGLQSLLFARHDIPHPVTRHAFSYDQVRTAVGELGMPAVVKPVSGSWGRGVTKMANAECVEAWAGGRESADATGKLFPVVVQAYVDKPGHDLRVVVVGRTPVVAIQRASEDWRTNTHLGASVERVEVTAEIDKLCQQVVDVLGPGFYGVDLVEDRAIGELLVLEVNANPEFAKSSERHGVDVAGLYAAYVAEQLSVTAAAA from the coding sequence GTGACCATCGCCGATCAGGTCCTGCTCTCGGTGACGATGCTGCGGCCCGAGGAGAAGCTGCTTCTCGGGGCGCTGCGGGCCGAGGGACTGACGGCTCGGCCGTTGCTGATGGAGGATCTGGCGGAGGTGGTGGCGGGCCGCACCGGCGGCCCGCCCGCCCTCGCCGTGATCCGCAACCTGTCCCATCGGGACGCCATCAGCGTCTCCCGGCGGCTGGAGTACGCCGGGGTGACCACCCTCAACCGGTCGTCCGTCATCGAGGCGTGCAACGACAAGGGGCTGCAGTCGCTGCTGTTCGCCCGCCACGACATTCCGCATCCGGTCACCCGGCATGCCTTCAGCTACGACCAAGTACGCACGGCTGTCGGGGAGTTGGGGATGCCGGCCGTCGTCAAGCCCGTGAGCGGGTCCTGGGGGCGGGGCGTCACCAAGATGGCCAACGCGGAGTGCGTCGAGGCGTGGGCCGGGGGGCGGGAGTCCGCGGACGCGACCGGGAAGCTGTTTCCCGTGGTCGTGCAGGCGTATGTCGACAAGCCCGGGCATGACCTGCGGGTCGTGGTGGTCGGGCGGACGCCTGTCGTGGCGATTCAGCGGGCGTCGGAGGACTGGCGGACCAACACGCACCTGGGGGCGAGTGTTGAGCGCGTCGAGGTGACCGCCGAGATCGACAAGCTGTGCCAGCAGGTGGTGGACGTGCTGGGGCCCGGGTTCTACGGCGTGGATCTGGTGGAGGACCGGGCCATCGGGGAGCTGCTCGTCCTTGAGGTGAACGCCAATCCGGAGTTCGCCAAGTCGTCCGAGCGGCATGGGGTGGATGTGGCGGGGCTGTATGCGGCGTATGTCGCGGAGCAGCTGTCGGTGACCGCCGCCGCGGCCTAG
- a CDS encoding lysine biosynthesis protein LysW — protein sequence MTTAIAAPKCLVCDTEFEVQEDWEKGEITECTACGQEHEVVEKSAAGVRLDLAPEVEEDWGE from the coding sequence ATGACCACCGCCATTGCCGCACCGAAGTGCTTGGTGTGCGACACCGAATTCGAGGTCCAGGAGGACTGGGAAAAGGGGGAGATCACCGAGTGCACGGCCTGCGGCCAGGAGCACGAGGTTGTCGAGAAATCCGCTGCCGGGGTACGTCTTGATCTCGCCCCCGAGGTGGAAGAGGACTGGGGCGAGTGA
- a CDS encoding DegT/DnrJ/EryC1/StrS aminotransferase family protein encodes MITDFPNSPLPLPNPADLDDELAALGGGEIIPKAMRRTLFPVITKEDVFNLMLAQRQAPEKVVADFAEAYRAYVGAGYALPTASGTSSLHMALVGAGVRPGDEVIVPAFTFIATAQAVVAAHAIPVFVDVDPVTYCMDPAAAAAAITERTRALMPVHVHGLPADVPALRALADRHGIALVEDASHAHSAKIGDRVAGSFGDAAGQSLMADKNFPLGGEGGIAFFAEEESYERAVSYLARHGIDYGMSWVAAAFGSSQLKRLPYYDEIRARNAALLGEALDGTGLFTPPHVPDGHVHAYNMYRITLRPEDVGLGDLPVYAVKEAVHELLVAEGVPAREWQNTPIPCHLPFRNRDGFGNGYPFSLNPGAVRDHRPEDFPVTLGMLDSTLVLCRELRSPVEYERILRYADAFRKVARRPDAIRKLVEDRDYVRPYEKAARLG; translated from the coding sequence ATGATCACCGATTTCCCGAACTCGCCGCTGCCGCTGCCGAATCCGGCGGACCTCGACGACGAACTCGCCGCCCTCGGCGGTGGCGAGATCATCCCCAAGGCCATGCGCCGCACGCTCTTCCCGGTCATCACCAAGGAAGACGTGTTCAACCTGATGCTCGCCCAGCGGCAGGCGCCCGAGAAGGTCGTCGCCGACTTCGCCGAGGCCTACCGGGCATATGTGGGCGCCGGGTACGCGCTGCCCACGGCCAGCGGTACGTCCAGTCTGCACATGGCGCTCGTGGGCGCCGGGGTGCGGCCCGGTGACGAGGTCATCGTGCCGGCGTTCACGTTCATCGCCACCGCGCAGGCGGTCGTCGCGGCCCACGCCATCCCCGTGTTCGTCGACGTCGACCCGGTCACGTACTGCATGGACCCGGCCGCCGCGGCCGCCGCGATCACCGAGCGGACCCGGGCGCTCATGCCCGTCCACGTCCACGGTCTGCCCGCCGACGTTCCCGCCCTGCGCGCCCTCGCCGACCGGCACGGCATCGCCCTCGTCGAGGACGCCTCCCACGCGCACTCCGCCAAGATCGGCGACCGCGTCGCCGGCTCGTTCGGCGACGCGGCCGGGCAGAGCCTCATGGCCGACAAGAACTTCCCGCTCGGCGGCGAGGGCGGCATCGCCTTCTTCGCCGAGGAGGAGTCGTACGAGCGGGCCGTCTCCTATCTCGCCCGGCACGGCATCGACTACGGGATGTCCTGGGTCGCCGCCGCCTTCGGCAGCAGCCAGCTCAAGCGGCTGCCGTACTACGACGAGATCCGGGCCCGTAACGCCGCGCTGCTCGGCGAGGCGCTCGACGGGACCGGCCTGTTCACTCCGCCGCATGTGCCGGACGGGCACGTCCACGCGTACAACATGTACCGGATCACCCTGCGTCCCGAGGACGTGGGACTGGGAGACCTGCCCGTGTACGCCGTCAAGGAGGCCGTGCACGAGCTGCTGGTCGCGGAGGGTGTGCCGGCCCGTGAGTGGCAGAACACGCCCATTCCCTGCCATCTGCCCTTCCGGAACCGGGACGGGTTCGGCAACGGCTATCCGTTCAGCCTCAACCCGGGGGCCGTGCGCGACCACCGGCCGGAGGACTTCCCCGTCACCCTCGGCATGCTCGACTCCACCCTCGTCCTCTGCCGAGAACTGCGCTCCCCGGTCGAGTACGAGCGGATCCTGCGCTACGCCGACGCCTTCCGCAAGGTCGCCCGCCGCCCGGACGCCATCCGCAAGCTCGTCGAGGACCGCGACTACGTCCGGCCGTACGAGAAGGCGGCCCGCCTTGGCTGA
- a CDS encoding degT/DnrJ/EryC1/StrS aminotransferase: MELFDTATVLTRVLTSGVVMSIEKSDRELPGLERLLTKKTGRSKAVLLNSRTGAIHAALAGQGIGHGDSVALAEPDAETSAFLAWLGVQVTSYDGPAAYDHIALDPANADRLGELAAGATAPALVVDLTGLGFGPAAAVLTDDPRLWARAERLKIFGAYDLRTMWTQEEADAELVPGVQFNYRLSPLVAACVRMALTQAARPAATSGATQS, from the coding sequence ATGGAACTGTTCGACACCGCAACCGTGCTCACCCGCGTCCTGACCTCGGGCGTGGTGATGAGCATCGAGAAGAGTGACCGGGAGTTGCCCGGTCTCGAACGACTGCTGACGAAGAAGACGGGGCGGAGCAAAGCCGTCCTGCTCAACAGTCGTACCGGGGCGATACACGCCGCCCTGGCCGGTCAGGGGATCGGGCACGGAGACAGCGTCGCGCTCGCGGAGCCCGACGCGGAGACCTCCGCGTTCCTCGCCTGGCTCGGCGTGCAGGTGACCTCGTACGACGGGCCCGCCGCGTACGACCACATCGCGCTGGACCCGGCCAACGCCGACCGGCTCGGCGAGCTGGCCGCGGGGGCCACCGCGCCGGCGCTGGTGGTGGACCTGACCGGCCTCGGCTTCGGTCCGGCCGCCGCCGTGCTCACCGACGACCCGCGACTCTGGGCCCGCGCCGAGCGGCTGAAGATCTTCGGCGCCTACGACCTGCGGACGATGTGGACGCAGGAGGAGGCGGACGCCGAACTCGTGCCCGGAGTGCAGTTCAACTACCGCCTCAGCCCGCTGGTGGCCGCCTGTGTGCGGATGGCCCTGACCCAGGCGGCGCGACCCGCCGCGACCTCCGGAGCGACCCAGTCATGA